Genomic segment of Paenibacillus sp. FSL R5-0623:
AATGCCTTGGTTGAGATCACCATGCCCGGAGTACAGTAGCCGCACTGAAAGCCACCTTCCTCCACAAAAGCCTGTTGAATCGGATGCAGAGTGCCTTTCTCCTCGCCGTGCAGACCTTCAATCGTCATAATGTCACTGCCTTCACATTGATAAGCCATGACAAGACAGGAATTCACAGGCTCTCCATTCATCAGAACCATACATGCGCCGCAGCGACCAACTTCGCAGGATACTTTGGTACCCGTTAGCTGCAAATGAGTCCGAAGCACATCGACAAGTCGGGTCGTTTGTGCAATCTCCAGATGTTTCTGCTCGCCATTCACCACGGCTGTCCAGTGATTATCAAGTGGCTTACTCATGATGGGCTCACTCCTTCCTGCAAAGGTACATTTAAAGGTCTGACCAGTTGTTCCCTCGGTACAGGAAGAGAGTTAACCCATACGCCTGTTGCCTGATGAATTGCAGCTGTTATGGCTGGCGCAAGCGCAACGGAGCCTATCTCACCGATCCCCCTAGGACCAAACGCATCACCTTCTGGCAAGTCTTCAATTGCCTCAACCTCCAGATTGGTATGAATATCCTGAATGGTTGGGATCAGATACGTGTCGAGGTTGGTGGTTACATAACGGCTGTCCTGCATGACCGCATCCTCAGTCAACGTAAATCCAAGGGCCATGACACTACCGCCCTCAATCTGTCCGATATAGCCCATAGGGTTGATAACCGGTCCTGCCGCAACTACATGGCGTGTATCGAGCAACTTGGTTTCGCCGGTCAAGGTGTTCACTTCCACCTCTGCCGCTACCGCCGCATACGTATATAAATAATGCCCGCCTACCACATTGTCCGGCGTAGTTGGATAATCAAACTTTGTATCGAAAATCCATTCATCGGCTTCGCCCTGCGTCGCAAGTTCAGCATACGAAACCACAAAACCTGATGAAACTCCCTCTTTCGCCAGGTATTGAGATGCACCTAAATAACTTTCAGCAATTTGAGTACTTTCAGTCCTTCCAGCAACGATCTCAGCCACTTTAGTTCTTTCAGCCTTTTCTGGTGTTTCTACTTCTGAAGTTTCTGCAGGAAGCTGGTCTTTGCGCCATACACCACCGGGTCCTGTCACCAGTTCATCCGTCGGAATGCCCGACATTACAGACGCGGTAGCGAGAACACGGGAACGAAATGGAGTCTGCAAGCGTTGAAGAGCCATCCATGCCATCGTTGTTGAACGTGAAGCTGTGCTTGATCCGCTGTGTGGCACACGATCCGTGTCTCCAATGATGATACTGAGATCCGACGTACTGCATTGGAACAGATCACACAACATAATTTCCAGCGTTGCAATGAGCCCCTGACCAAATTCCTCGTAGCTGAACGCCACCTCAATCTTGCCTTCATTATTCAGGGACAGGCGGCCTCCCGCAGGGTCCGGAATGCCATAACCTAGCCCCGCACCATGCATGGCGATGGCTGCTCCGACTCCGCGTTTGATCCACGGTGGCAGAGCAGGATCTGCCGGGGGACTCTGATGTTTTTGCCACAGTTCGGAGCGATCCAATGCCTCCCATACTTGGGACAGTCCATCCGTAACCAGAATACGTTGATTCAGTGGTCCAGGATCATTCTTTTCCCTCATATTACGTCTACGGAACTCCCAAGGGTCCATGTTCATGATTGCTGCAAGCCGATCCATCTGGCCTTCCATGGCAAAAATCGCCTGATTCCCGCCAAATCCGCGAAACTCACCTGACAGCCCGTTATTCGTATATACAGATACACCTTCCACATCCACATTTGGAATGGCGTAGGGTCCAAGGCAATGCTCGGTACAGAAGTTCAGTACGGGTGCACCAAGTGTGGCGTACGCTCCGGTATCTGCGGTAATACGGACACGATGCGCCTGTAGGATGCCTTCTCGACTCATGCCTGTCTGCATTTCAATCTTCATCGGATGTCGTTTCAGCCCTGCACGTACGGATTCTTTGCGTGAATTATGCATTTTTACAGGACGTCCGCATCTCAAGGCCAGCAATGCACCATAAGGCTGTACGTTTAGTTCATCTTTTCCGCCAAATGAACCACCAATCGGTGAAGATACTACCCGGATATCCTCTTCAGGATAGCCAATAATGCGCGCAAGCTGCATCCGGTCTTTATAGCCATGCTGCGTTGCCGCGTATACATTCAGCCGTCCCTCTTCATCCGGGACAAACAGGCCACCTTCTGTCTCCATGTACGCATGCATCTGACGAGGCGTATAATACGTCTCTGTCACGATATGATCACAATTGGCAAAAGCTTGCTCGGCGTCTCCACGTTTGATCTCCGTGCGATGCAGCACATTCCCGGGACCATGCTCATGCAGCTCTGGTGCGCCGGGAGCCAAGGCAGCGTCTGTACTATTCAGCGGTGTGAGTTCCTCATACACTACACGGATCGCATCCAGTGCAAGGGCCGCACGTTCCGGAGAATCCGCAGCAACCGCTGCAATGGCGTCACCGACATAACGTACAATATCCTCGCAAAACACAGGCTGATCCGGGGTCGCTATGCCAAAACGATTCAGACCAGGCACATCTTTGGAGGTCAAAACCGCATAGACACCTTCCAACGCCTCAGCTTCCGAAGTATCTACAGACAATATGCGAGCATAAGGATATTCGCTTCGCAATACTCTGCCATGAATCATGTCAGGTAGCGTCATATCCGTCAGATATTGAAGCTGGCCTGTTACTTTGGGCGCCCCATCTGGCCGCAGGTGCCAGCGTTTCCCGCTCTGTTTCCGATTCAGCAGCATGATCCCTCTCCCCCTTTGCTTGATCCCATTCATTTATTCGTGAAGTGCCTCCCATAGCCCAGCACCAAGCATATTGCCTGCGGTCTGTTTGCGATATTGTTCTGTTGCAAATGCATCGCCATACGTCGTAAACTCATCAGCCACAGCAGCTGAAAGAGTCCCGGCTTGCATGACAGAAGCTTCGCTACCAAGAAGCTGTTGTTCTGACTCCAGAAGTCGCATCGCCATACCTGAGCCCCCGCCAGCCGCAATCGCAATCTTGGTCCAGCGGTTATCCGAATCAATCTCACCGTATAACGCAACCGTCACCAGCGATGCACTGAACGTCTCCCGTCGGCCCAGCTTGCGATAAAAGGAAACTGCTCGTGCAGCAGGTCTGTACTCACCTTCCACATCGAGCATAGAGGACGGTCTCATCAGAATATGAATCGAGATTAATACGTCCCCTGGATTACGGCTGCCATCCCGCCCACCCTGAAGCCAGGAAGACACACTGCGAATCTCTATTCCGTTGTCAGTCAACCAGTGCAGCTCCGCATCATATACAAGCAAAGCAGGCAACGTATCTCCTACTCCGGATACAATATTCCCGCCAATGGTTGCCACATTTCGAATGGAAGGAGCAGCAATTGCATTCACCGCTTCTTGCAGGATCGGCAGTTGATGCAGCAACACTTGTGCAGCACATTCCTTTAATCGGGTCATTGCTCCAATGACTATCTCATCTCCACGAGTAGATACACCGTTCATTTCAGGAATACGAGCCAGGCTAATCATGTGTTCAGGCGCTGGAACCAAGCCGCCCTCCCACTGGGTTCTTAGCAATGTTCCACCTGCCGTGAAACAACATATACCCTTGAGTCTACTTCTCAACGTTTGCAGTTCTTGCAGATTCTCAGGCTGCCATACCGATGGCATGGCTCCAGAACCGTATGCCGGTGTTACCATCGCTGCACCCCCTTTCTCTCTCTTCCTTGGGCAGGAAATTCAACCGTCTGATCCAGATAATTCTTCAAATCATATGAGAGTTCAGCAGCAACGTCAATTACCTTCACATCGTTTTGGATAAATGTATAAAACCTGCGTTCTATTTGTGCTTGATGCATGATGATCTATCGAAAGCTAACACGGATTCTCATTCAGCACATGTTAAAAGAAGACAAACAGGCCAACCAGACTGCTTGGCTGACCTGATCATGTTATTAAATTATACATAGTTAATAATCTTCTCCTCTTATTTAGTCTGTCTGATGCGATTCATATACATGATTCAGAATGCGTTCCAATTCCGGTTCTGTATCCGCATCCCAGAAACTAGTTTCAGACAGTGGTACATGTACACCTGAATAGTTAGCGCTACGCATGATCTTGCGTGCCCCTTCATCTCCATGTAGAGACAACAGAGGCCCGAACATATGGGAGCGAAAAGCAACAGGCGGCTTGCCTCCCTCACCATCGGTAGCTGCGACATAGTCACACAGGTTGTGGGTAGTCAGTGCTCTGGTCACCCGATTGATATCCTGTGCTTGTAATAAAGGCTGATCGCCCAGTAACATGAGAATGCCCTCCGGTTTGTACTCCATGGCCGACAACACGCCAGAATGAAGAGAATTGGCCATGCCGCAGGCATAGTCAGCACAGACCACAATTCGAAGTCTTGCTGTAGGATGATAGGCATACGCGGCAGAATCAAACCATTTTACAGGCATCCATGCCAACGAATCTTCCGGTTTGACCACACAGATCACTTGATCCAGCTCCGAATTCAGCGCAGCTTCCAGGGACCAGCCAGCCAGGGACCTCCCGTCTGGCATGACAACCGCGAGTTTATCCCGACCAAGACGACGACTCTTACCTGCTGCCAGAACTATGCCCGTCATTCGCATGTGCAACGCTCCCCTTCTGAACCTCAGAACTCAAGGAAGAGACCTTCTGTTTACATGCGATCAATTCCGCTGCAATGCTGATGGCGATCTGTTCGGGCCCATCTGCTCCGATGCTCAATCCAACAGGAGAATGCACATATTTCAACGGTGGTAAACCATCCAGCAGACGGGCTGTTCGTGTTTTGGAACCCATGATGCCAAGATACGCGTACTCACAGTCCACTAACATCTCCAACAGTTCACGTTCGCGGGGATAATTGTGACTCATTAAAATCAAATAATCTCCGTTGTGCACGTTTAACAAATGCATAATCTCACACGGGAAACCAATTACCAGTTCAGCTTCAGGGAACCTTTCCGAGGTGCATAAGGACTCTCGCCAATCGGCTACTACAACACGGAATCCTGCAGACCCGGCGAGTCTGGCAACAGGAATAACATCATTCCCGGCTCCGACGATAATCAGGCGAGGTTTAGGAGCGTACAGCGAAGTAAGTTGCTGCGGGAGGCCCCAGGGATTCGTTAAGACCGTGTTGTTAATCACTTTTACAGCATCAGTATCAGCATCAGAGATATGTTGAGAATCACCGGATAGATCGGTAGAGTGAGATCCGTTTGACGCAGCAGCTACCACTTCAGGCACAAGCGTAAGGCGAGGTTTATCGGGAGAATGTTGTGTTGATGTTGTATGTTCATGCTTGGTATTTCCACTGCTGTGTTGCACATCAACCTGCAATGGCGATCGATTATGATTCGCCACAACATCATGAGGAGGGACGAGCGAAGGACGCAAAGTTGACTTTTGCCCCGTTTCCATAGACTCAACCCGTTTCCATCCATATTGAACCCTCGTATAATCATCTTGGAACGTTCGGGTTAACGCTGTTGCAGCGCCGGATTGAAAACACTCATACATCTTCTGTAACGTATCTCGGAGTTCACCACACACAGGTTCAAGCAGCACAACAACGAGTCCGCCGCAGCCAATCGCCTCACCCCAGGACAGATCATCCTCGGGACGCATGTCGTATTCCACGAATTCCATCTGCATTGTATCCAGCACATGGCTCACCCGGGCCTGAAGATCACTCTCCAGGCATCCCGGGCTGATACTGCCAACCATTTTGCCATCCTCGGTCAACAGCATAGAGACTCCCTGCTTACGGTAAGCATGACCCTCTACCTTGATCGCTGTTGCGAGCACACAGCGCGTTTCACGGGCTGCGATTGCACACAAATCATGCATTTCCATATCGGTCTCCATCCTTTCTGGAATTGCATAAGCTTCCTTCGATCAGATACGTTTCATCAATCTCGCAATACTCTTATCCGACTCACGAAGCACAATGCCACGATCAATCGTCTGAATCTTACGATTCTTGAGCACGATACTTCCGTCAATAATAACGGTATCCACACAGCTACGTGTTGCGGAATACACTACGCGGGAATAGACATCCGTCTCATAGGATGGGTACGTGTGGAAATCATCCAGATCCAGCAGCAGCATATCTGCCTTTTTGCCCACTTCGAGACTGCCGATTTCCTTCGACATGCCGAGCACCTCTGCACCACCCATGGTAGCCATACGCAATACAGTCCGGGCATCCATCACGGTTGGACCATGAGGAATCTTCTGCATCAGCGCTGTGAGGCGCATTTCCTGAAACATATCCAGGTTGTTGTTGCATGCGGCACCATCTGCCCCAATCCCAACGGCGATCTGTCGATTCAGCAGATCCGGAATATCCGCTACCCCGGAGGAAAGCTTCATATTTGATCCAGGACAATGGGTGACTTTGA
This window contains:
- a CDS encoding FAD binding domain-containing protein, whose amino-acid sequence is MVTPAYGSGAMPSVWQPENLQELQTLRSRLKGICCFTAGGTLLRTQWEGGLVPAPEHMISLARIPEMNGVSTRGDEIVIGAMTRLKECAAQVLLHQLPILQEAVNAIAAPSIRNVATIGGNIVSGVGDTLPALLVYDAELHWLTDNGIEIRSVSSWLQGGRDGSRNPGDVLISIHILMRPSSMLDVEGEYRPAARAVSFYRKLGRRETFSASLVTVALYGEIDSDNRWTKIAIAAGGGSGMAMRLLESEQQLLGSEASVMQAGTLSAAVADEFTTYGDAFATEQYRKQTAGNMLGAGLWEALHE
- a CDS encoding nucleotidyltransferase family protein is translated as MTGIVLAAGKSRRLGRDKLAVVMPDGRSLAGWSLEAALNSELDQVICVVKPEDSLAWMPVKWFDSAAYAYHPTARLRIVVCADYACGMANSLHSGVLSAMEYKPEGILMLLGDQPLLQAQDINRVTRALTTHNLCDYVAATDGEGGKPPVAFRSHMFGPLLSLHGDEGARKIMRSANYSGVHVPLSETSFWDADTEPELERILNHVYESHQTD
- a CDS encoding (2Fe-2S)-binding protein — its product is MSKPLDNHWTAVVNGEQKHLEIAQTTRLVDVLRTHLQLTGTKVSCEVGRCGACMVLMNGEPVNSCLVMAYQCEGSDIMTIEGLHGEEKGTLHPIQQAFVEEGGFQCGYCTPGMVISTKALLDAHPEPSQEQIETGLCGNLCRCTGYGGIIRAVRKAGERCVVKETSPEETVS
- a CDS encoding molybdopterin cofactor-binding domain-containing protein, which produces MLLNRKQSGKRWHLRPDGAPKVTGQLQYLTDMTLPDMIHGRVLRSEYPYARILSVDTSEAEALEGVYAVLTSKDVPGLNRFGIATPDQPVFCEDIVRYVGDAIAAVAADSPERAALALDAIRVVYEELTPLNSTDAALAPGAPELHEHGPGNVLHRTEIKRGDAEQAFANCDHIVTETYYTPRQMHAYMETEGGLFVPDEEGRLNVYAATQHGYKDRMQLARIIGYPEEDIRVVSSPIGGSFGGKDELNVQPYGALLALRCGRPVKMHNSRKESVRAGLKRHPMKIEMQTGMSREGILQAHRVRITADTGAYATLGAPVLNFCTEHCLGPYAIPNVDVEGVSVYTNNGLSGEFRGFGGNQAIFAMEGQMDRLAAIMNMDPWEFRRRNMREKNDPGPLNQRILVTDGLSQVWEALDRSELWQKHQSPPADPALPPWIKRGVGAAIAMHGAGLGYGIPDPAGGRLSLNNEGKIEVAFSYEEFGQGLIATLEIMLCDLFQCSTSDLSIIIGDTDRVPHSGSSTASRSTTMAWMALQRLQTPFRSRVLATASVMSGIPTDELVTGPGGVWRKDQLPAETSEVETPEKAERTKVAEIVAGRTESTQIAESYLGASQYLAKEGVSSGFVVSYAELATQGEADEWIFDTKFDYPTTPDNVVGGHYLYTYAAVAAEVEVNTLTGETKLLDTRHVVAAGPVINPMGYIGQIEGGSVMALGFTLTEDAVMQDSRYVTTNLDTYLIPTIQDIHTNLEVEAIEDLPEGDAFGPRGIGEIGSVALAPAITAAIHQATGVWVNSLPVPREQLVRPLNVPLQEGVSPS
- a CDS encoding XdhC family protein produces the protein MEMHDLCAIAARETRCVLATAIKVEGHAYRKQGVSMLLTEDGKMVGSISPGCLESDLQARVSHVLDTMQMEFVEYDMRPEDDLSWGEAIGCGGLVVVLLEPVCGELRDTLQKMYECFQSGAATALTRTFQDDYTRVQYGWKRVESMETGQKSTLRPSLVPPHDVVANHNRSPLQVDVQHSSGNTKHEHTTSTQHSPDKPRLTLVPEVVAAASNGSHSTDLSGDSQHISDADTDAVKVINNTVLTNPWGLPQQLTSLYAPKPRLIIVGAGNDVIPVARLAGSAGFRVVVADWRESLCTSERFPEAELVIGFPCEIMHLLNVHNGDYLILMSHNYPRERELLEMLVDCEYAYLGIMGSKTRTARLLDGLPPLKYVHSPVGLSIGADGPEQIAISIAAELIACKQKVSSLSSEVQKGSVAHANDGHSSGSR